Proteins found in one Nitrosopumilus maritimus SCM1 genomic segment:
- a CDS encoding putative RNA uridine N3 methyltransferase: protein MKLSVAIPESSLSDESLKIDKTRKISVLARACAIFKIETIYVYQEGNNKQDGNLMVMILKYLETPQFLRRRLFSKVNDLKFAGVLQPLRIPSHATPANPKKINKGDVREGIVVSVKGKRFVDVGINQLIPFFGKTLMGKRVTVQFKEGHPNFSIKEINRNEAPDYWGYTVKERSNLFSLLSEWKGNIILTSRKGKTATKEQIAKYTKSDQPTLVVFGSPEKGIHEILGGKMKNVQNAKSLNFFPNQATQTVRLEEALLGTLSIINAQSVS, encoded by the coding sequence TTGAAATTATCTGTTGCAATTCCAGAATCTTCACTATCAGATGAATCATTAAAGATAGACAAGACTAGAAAAATTTCAGTTCTAGCAAGAGCATGTGCAATTTTCAAAATTGAGACAATCTATGTCTACCAAGAAGGAAACAACAAACAAGATGGAAATCTCATGGTAATGATTCTGAAATATTTAGAAACTCCACAATTTTTGAGACGAAGATTATTTTCAAAAGTAAATGATTTGAAGTTTGCAGGAGTTTTACAACCACTGAGAATACCAAGTCACGCTACACCAGCAAATCCAAAGAAGATAAACAAAGGAGATGTAAGAGAGGGAATAGTAGTAAGTGTCAAAGGAAAACGATTTGTTGATGTTGGAATCAACCAATTGATTCCATTTTTTGGCAAAACACTAATGGGAAAAAGAGTGACAGTACAATTCAAGGAAGGACATCCAAACTTTTCAATTAAAGAAATCAACAGAAATGAAGCACCCGATTATTGGGGATATACCGTCAAAGAACGTTCAAACCTGTTTTCATTGTTATCAGAATGGAAAGGGAACATAATTCTTACATCAAGAAAGGGTAAAACTGCAACAAAAGAACAAATTGCAAAATATACAAAGTCAGATCAGCCAACACTTGTAGTATTTGGTTCTCCTGAGAAAGGAATTCATGAAATTCTAGGTGGAAAGATGAAAAATGTACAAAATGCAAAGTCACTAAACTTTTTTCCAAACCAAGCTACACAAACAGTACGACTAGAAGAAGCATTACTTGGAACATTATCAATAATTAATGCACAAAGTGTATCATAA
- a CDS encoding 30S ribosomal protein S19: MVKEFAYRGIPKEELDNMSLEKLFQLFNARQRRSLTRGITDGKRKLIEEIKAAKAGKLKNPIKTHVRDLIILPYMVDVTVNVFSGKEFRPVTIRTEMIGHYLGEYVITNRKVSHGAPGVGASRSSLYVPLK; the protein is encoded by the coding sequence ATGGTTAAAGAATTTGCATATAGAGGAATTCCAAAAGAAGAACTTGACAACATGTCATTAGAAAAATTATTCCAATTATTCAATGCAAGACAAAGAAGATCTCTTACTAGAGGAATTACCGATGGTAAAAGAAAACTAATTGAAGAGATCAAAGCAGCAAAAGCAGGCAAATTAAAAAACCCAATCAAGACTCATGTTAGAGATTTAATTATCCTACCATACATGGTAGATGTTACAGTAAATGTTTTCTCAGGAAAAGAATTCAGACCAGTTACAATCAGAACAGAAATGATTGGTCATTACTTGGGAGAATATGTCATAACAAACAGAAAGGTTTCACACGGTGCACCTGGTGTAGGTGCATCAAGATCCAGCCTTTACGTGCCATTGAAGTGA
- the rplX gene encoding 50S ribosomal protein L24, translating to MKPTKMRNKMIYRASYQTKSKQLGSALSKDLQKKYGKRSVRVNEGDSVTILRGEFKGVDGKVAEVSTAKSSVAIEGVKKEKTKGDKFDVFIHTSNLLVTSLNTEDKWRIAKLEGKDPRKQPKEAPKAAEKPAKEEPKKETPKAEEKPAKEEPKETKVEKKSEEKEDEN from the coding sequence ATGAAACCAACTAAAATGCGTAACAAGATGATTTATCGTGCATCTTACCAAACAAAAAGTAAACAACTTGGTAGTGCACTATCAAAAGATCTTCAGAAAAAATATGGAAAGAGAAGTGTCAGAGTAAATGAAGGAGACAGTGTTACAATTCTTAGAGGAGAATTCAAAGGAGTAGATGGTAAAGTTGCAGAAGTATCTACAGCGAAAAGTAGTGTTGCAATTGAAGGAGTAAAGAAAGAAAAAACAAAAGGAGACAAATTTGATGTATTCATTCACACTTCAAACTTACTAGTCACATCATTAAACACAGAAGACAAATGGAGAATAGCAAAACTCGAGGGTAAAGACCCAAGAAAGCAGCCTAAAGAAGCACCAAAAGCAGCTGAAAAACCAGCAAAAGAGGAACCAAAGAAAGAGACTCCAAAAGCAGAAGAAAAACCGGCCAAAGAAGAGCCTAAAGAAACAAAAGTAGAGAAAAAATCCGAAGAAAAGGAAGATGAGAATTAA
- a CDS encoding DUF371 domain-containing protein, with the protein MKFKIEFSGHENIRSNHQKTIEITKESHLTPQGDCIVGVNANHACADLPQDLKEKLKNPDSKITFSIDVGEHNFTIEGKGHPDLILTHDEDIVIRKSDFVCPRTLAVKCDKASDLLPREMVSMLQDPKTKGTFTITVD; encoded by the coding sequence GTGAAATTCAAAATTGAATTTTCAGGACATGAAAATATTAGATCAAATCACCAAAAAACCATAGAGATTACAAAAGAGTCTCATTTGACACCTCAGGGTGATTGTATTGTTGGTGTAAATGCAAATCACGCATGCGCGGATTTACCACAAGATCTTAAAGAGAAATTAAAAAACCCTGATTCAAAAATTACATTTTCTATTGATGTGGGAGAACATAATTTCACCATTGAAGGAAAGGGTCATCCTGATCTTATTCTTACACATGATGAAGATATCGTGATTCGAAAAAGCGACTTTGTTTGTCCTAGAACTTTGGCTGTTAAATGTGACAAAGCATCTGATTTGTTACCCCGAGAAATGGTTTCTATGTTACAAGATCCTAAAACTAAAGGCACCTTTACAATTACTGTTGATTAA
- a CDS encoding 30S ribosomal protein S17, producing the protein MTRNIGLKVKEPKRECEDKNCPFHGELAIRGKLFDGKVTGSKAKQTITLQKDAPVYFNKFKRYARGKSSIHAHVPGCIDVESGDNVLTAECRPISKSVSYVVVEVRS; encoded by the coding sequence ATGACTAGAAACATCGGATTAAAAGTAAAAGAACCAAAAAGAGAATGTGAAGATAAAAACTGTCCATTCCACGGAGAATTAGCAATTAGAGGCAAACTCTTTGATGGTAAAGTAACAGGAAGTAAAGCAAAACAAACTATCACTTTGCAAAAAGATGCACCAGTTTACTTTAACAAATTCAAGAGATATGCAAGAGGTAAGAGCAGTATTCATGCTCATGTTCCTGGATGTATTGATGTTGAATCAGGAGACAATGTATTGACTGCAGAATGCAGACCAATATCAAAATCAGTATCATATGTTGTTGTGGAGGTTAGATCATAA
- a CDS encoding 50S ribosomal protein L23: MNVDQASKIILKPYITEKTFAMVENESKICFIVERSASKPEISEAVNTLYNEKVLNVNTARTIYGKKAFVQFENTEKARDLATKIGML; encoded by the coding sequence ATGAATGTAGATCAAGCAAGTAAAATCATACTCAAACCATACATTACTGAAAAGACATTTGCAATGGTAGAAAATGAAAGTAAGATTTGTTTCATAGTAGAGAGATCAGCAAGCAAACCAGAAATTTCTGAAGCAGTTAACACATTATACAATGAAAAAGTCCTGAACGTCAACACAGCAAGAACCATTTACGGTAAGAAAGCATTTGTCCAGTTCGAAAATACAGAAAAAGCAAGAGACCTCGCAACAAAGATAGGAATGCTATAA
- a CDS encoding 50S ribosomal protein L22, which produces MGRFGYAFQNYDATRHVRSSVREKDMSHKHAREVAVAIKGLSIEKARDYLQAVVNKDRAVAFRRYKNQVGHKADPGMMSGRYPQKTAREFIKVLDNLESNAEYKGMDLDRLKIVNATVHKGVIVKRFIPRAMGRATPKNNVLTHVELVAQEI; this is translated from the coding sequence ATGGGTAGATTCGGTTACGCTTTCCAAAATTATGATGCAACAAGACATGTACGTTCTTCAGTTAGAGAAAAAGACATGTCTCATAAACATGCAAGAGAAGTTGCAGTTGCAATCAAAGGACTATCAATTGAGAAAGCAAGAGATTACTTACAAGCAGTAGTAAACAAAGACAGAGCAGTTGCATTTAGAAGATACAAAAACCAAGTAGGACACAAAGCAGACCCAGGAATGATGTCAGGACGTTACCCACAAAAAACAGCAAGAGAATTCATCAAAGTTTTAGATAATTTAGAATCAAATGCAGAATACAAAGGAATGGATTTAGATAGATTAAAGATTGTAAATGCAACAGTTCACAAAGGAGTGATTGTAAAAAGATTCATCCCAAGAGCAATGGGAAGAGCAACTCCAAAGAACAATGTATTAACACATGTAGAGTTGGTGGCTCAGGAGATTTAG
- a CDS encoding 30S ribosomal protein S4e codes for MVSISGSKKLKRQMAPQFWGIARKDKRFVITTRPGPHKKHHAVPTAVFLRDMLKIVTSLREAKTSIYTGKVKIDGVVRKSLHHAIGLMDVVELENVSDIYRLVPTDGKLLKPIKINESEKTKKLVRVTSKTTISKGKMQIGFHDGRSTISDTKVSVGDVCLIQVPDQKILEVIKLESGNHGLVTRGINAGQIGKIESIEEGTFILPKRVILSLGDRKIEIPADIIMPIGKEEPVIQLK; via the coding sequence ATGGTAAGTATTTCAGGTAGTAAAAAACTCAAACGTCAAATGGCACCTCAATTCTGGGGCATTGCCAGAAAAGACAAGAGATTTGTAATCACAACAAGACCAGGACCACACAAAAAACATCATGCAGTTCCAACAGCAGTGTTCCTAAGAGACATGTTAAAAATTGTAACAAGTCTTAGAGAAGCAAAGACTTCAATCTATACTGGAAAGGTAAAGATTGACGGTGTTGTTAGAAAATCATTACATCATGCAATTGGATTAATGGACGTAGTTGAACTAGAAAATGTTTCAGATATTTATCGTCTTGTCCCAACAGATGGTAAATTACTAAAACCAATCAAAATTAACGAATCAGAAAAAACAAAGAAGCTTGTAAGAGTTACAAGTAAAACTACAATTAGTAAAGGAAAAATGCAAATTGGATTCCATGATGGACGTTCAACAATTTCAGATACCAAAGTAAGTGTTGGTGATGTGTGTTTAATACAAGTACCAGATCAAAAAATTCTTGAAGTAATCAAATTAGAATCAGGTAATCACGGATTAGTAACACGTGGAATTAACGCAGGACAAATCGGAAAGATTGAAAGTATTGAAGAAGGTACATTCATTCTTCCAAAAAGAGTCATTCTATCTTTAGGAGATAGAAAAATCGAAATTCCAGCAGACATCATTATGCCAATTGGAAAAGAGGAACCAGTAATTCAATTAAAGTGA
- a CDS encoding cupredoxin domain-containing protein has protein sequence MSKTSMVVFITAIMIVGIVGTNVIPNAEALKGKGVGTSQYGSSTDICGLVLCSDYPGGKEAYQTNWFKTFLNPSVVSEKTHSDDHDEHEVSKIVPSANNADEEFPAQLDEVIHMFEKGKISADEAIDGIKEVHDAYVDAKISNDIIDGVGEKLALHDNGSLNTADAVESVHLTAEPQNVNPEYQGALDEVIHMFEKGKISADEAIDGIKEVHDGFVGLYITSDLIEGVDVIIGHIDSGKLSGADAVESVHLTAEPQNVNPEYQGALDEVIHMFEKGKISADEAIDGIKEVHDGFVGLYITSDLIEGVDVIIGHIDSGKLSGADAVESVHLTAEPQNVNPEFIGALDEYLHKFELNELSAEDTIAGVIAVHSGLTSLYISSELVEDVGNQINVYNSGNDSAEHVLHEIHEVIEDAELAAVAAMSDSGIPVMKELPPNHVDIPKGSGVPGCEVDDWCYMSANLHVHLGDTVTWVNSDTLPHTVTSVSSTGAETPTPNDEDGLFDSGFMSGGDEWSYTFNAKGEYYYYCQLHPWMQGEINVE, from the coding sequence ATGTCTAAAACAAGTATGGTTGTTTTCATAACAGCAATCATGATTGTTGGTATAGTTGGAACAAATGTTATTCCAAATGCTGAAGCTCTAAAAGGAAAAGGCGTAGGAACATCACAATATGGTTCTAGTACCGACATTTGTGGATTGGTGTTATGTTCAGATTATCCAGGTGGAAAAGAAGCATATCAAACAAATTGGTTCAAAACATTTTTGAATCCTTCAGTTGTTTCAGAAAAAACTCATTCAGATGATCATGATGAACATGAGGTAAGTAAGATTGTACCTTCTGCAAATAATGCAGATGAAGAGTTTCCAGCACAGTTAGACGAAGTCATTCACATGTTCGAGAAGGGCAAGATTTCAGCTGATGAAGCTATTGATGGAATCAAAGAAGTACATGATGCATATGTTGATGCTAAAATCTCAAATGACATCATTGACGGTGTAGGAGAAAAACTTGCTCTACATGACAATGGTTCTTTGAATACTGCAGATGCAGTTGAGTCAGTTCACTTGACAGCTGAACCACAAAATGTCAATCCTGAGTATCAAGGTGCATTGGACGAAGTCATTCACATGTTCGAGAAGGGCAAGATTTCAGCTGATGAAGCTATTGATGGAATCAAAGAAGTACATGATGGTTTTGTTGGACTATACATCACATCTGATCTTATTGAAGGAGTAGATGTAATCATTGGTCACATCGATTCAGGTAAACTATCAGGAGCAGATGCAGTTGAGTCAGTTCACTTGACAGCTGAACCACAAAATGTCAATCCTGAGTATCAAGGTGCATTGGACGAAGTCATTCACATGTTCGAGAAGGGCAAGATTTCAGCTGATGAAGCTATTGATGGAATCAAAGAAGTACATGATGGTTTTGTTGGACTATACATCACATCTGATCTTATTGAAGGAGTAGATGTAATCATTGGTCACATCGATTCAGGTAAACTATCAGGAGCAGATGCAGTTGAGTCAGTTCACTTGACAGCGGAACCACAAAATGTCAATCCTGAGTTCATAGGAGCACTTGATGAATATCTTCACAAATTTGAATTGAATGAACTATCTGCTGAAGACACTATAGCAGGAGTGATTGCAGTTCACAGTGGTTTGACATCACTTTACATTTCATCAGAACTTGTAGAAGATGTTGGAAATCAAATCAATGTCTACAATTCAGGCAATGATTCAGCAGAACATGTTTTACACGAAATTCATGAAGTGATTGAAGATGCAGAACTTGCTGCAGTAGCTGCAATGTCTGACAGTGGTATTCCAGTAATGAAAGAATTACCACCAAATCATGTTGACATACCAAAAGGTTCTGGAGTACCAGGATGTGAGGTAGATGATTGGTGTTACATGTCAGCTAATCTACATGTTCATCTAGGAGACACTGTAACATGGGTTAATTCCGACACATTACCACACACAGTAACTTCAGTTAGTTCCACAGGGGCAGAAACACCAACACCTAATGATGAAGACGGATTATTTGATAGTGGTTTCATGTCTGGTGGCGATGAATGGTCTTACACATTTAATGCCAAAGGAGAATACTACTACTATTGTCAATTGCATCCATGGATGCAAGGCGAAATAAACGTCGAGTAG
- a CDS encoding 50S ribosomal protein L14 codes for MAKQAGKGVEEFRPYVTKVIPVGANIVCADNSGAKILEVINVPRHRTRASRLPSASVGDFCNVVVKKGPAELRKQVYGAVIIRQKYPVRRLNGVRVCFEDNAAVLITPEGETKGTDIKGPVAAEASEKWPRVANLASMVV; via the coding sequence ATGGCAAAACAAGCAGGTAAAGGAGTAGAAGAATTCCGCCCATATGTAACTAAAGTAATTCCAGTAGGGGCAAATATTGTGTGTGCAGATAATTCTGGTGCAAAAATTTTAGAAGTAATTAATGTTCCAAGACATAGAACAAGAGCATCAAGATTGCCTTCAGCATCAGTTGGTGACTTTTGTAATGTTGTTGTAAAGAAGGGACCAGCTGAATTAAGAAAACAAGTGTATGGTGCAGTTATAATTAGACAAAAGTATCCAGTTCGCAGATTAAACGGTGTAAGAGTTTGTTTTGAAGACAACGCAGCAGTGTTGATCACTCCAGAAGGAGAAACAAAAGGAACAGACATCAAAGGACCAGTAGCAGCAGAAGCTTCAGAAAAATGGCCAAGAGTAGCTAACTTGGCATCAATGGTGGTATAA
- the rpl4p gene encoding 50S ribosomal protein L4: protein MTKTAVYTTTGTKDGEVELPAVFSTPFRRELIHKAFTNLTSHKFQPQGRHPTAGQDVVADSNDPPTGQGVSRVARAQGGGGGRQGQGAEVASTRGGRQAHPPIVEKVIYKKLNKKEKKLALCSAIAATASKDRVESRGHKVEGIESFPIVVSDDIESVSKTSEVSKILDSLKLTQDVQRLETRKARSGQSRLRGRSKKVGKSVLFVTKDASNISKAIGALPGVEATSVKDLSVLDLAPGSDPIRLTVYSKSAIEEIGKIKSTHLEVMAKVQ, encoded by the coding sequence ATGACCAAGACAGCAGTATATACAACAACTGGAACAAAAGATGGCGAAGTAGAGTTACCAGCAGTATTTTCTACACCATTTAGAAGAGAATTAATTCACAAAGCTTTCACTAATCTTACATCACACAAATTCCAACCACAAGGAAGACACCCAACTGCAGGACAAGATGTAGTTGCAGACTCTAACGATCCACCAACAGGTCAAGGTGTATCTCGTGTTGCTAGAGCACAAGGTGGAGGTGGTGGAAGACAAGGACAAGGTGCAGAAGTTGCATCAACTAGAGGAGGAAGACAAGCACACCCACCTATTGTTGAGAAAGTAATCTACAAAAAATTAAACAAAAAAGAAAAGAAACTAGCATTATGTTCTGCAATTGCTGCAACTGCATCAAAAGATAGAGTTGAATCAAGAGGACATAAAGTAGAAGGAATAGAATCATTCCCAATTGTAGTTTCAGATGATATTGAATCAGTATCTAAAACAAGCGAAGTATCCAAAATACTTGATTCATTAAAACTAACACAAGATGTACAAAGATTAGAAACAAGAAAAGCACGTTCTGGACAATCAAGACTTAGAGGAAGAAGTAAGAAAGTTGGAAAAAGTGTATTGTTTGTAACAAAAGATGCATCAAATATTTCAAAAGCAATTGGTGCACTACCAGGTGTAGAGGCAACAAGTGTCAAAGATTTGAGCGTATTAGACTTAGCTCCGGGTTCAGACCCAATTAGATTAACCGTTTATTCCAAATCTGCAATTGAAGAGATTGGAAAAATAAAATCAACACATCTAGAGGTAATGGCGAAAGTACAATGA
- a CDS encoding 30S ribosomal protein S3, whose amino-acid sequence MSSVKNVIKDNYNMMLLKDYLRDAIKEAGFSHAEISKTPTGTRVALHVTRPGIVIGRKGSGIRDLTDKLATDFGLKNPQISVVEIEKPELSPSVMCNRMASHLERGTAFRRATMWTLKQIMENGAMGVQITISGKLRGDRSAFEKHTAGILPRAGHHAEVIVAEDIAHVGTAMGLIGIRIRIARKEKFVPEFEMKAEKPKKAKQVKDAETGKMRDETAAEKKARTESEQIAIEEEKMKDLETLEEEEAKLK is encoded by the coding sequence ATGTCATCTGTGAAAAACGTAATCAAAGACAACTACAACATGATGCTACTCAAAGATTATCTTAGAGACGCAATCAAAGAAGCAGGATTTTCACATGCAGAAATCTCAAAGACGCCAACAGGTACTAGAGTTGCATTACATGTTACAAGACCAGGAATAGTTATCGGAAGAAAAGGTTCAGGAATTAGAGACCTTACTGACAAATTAGCAACAGACTTTGGATTAAAGAACCCACAAATTTCAGTGGTAGAGATTGAGAAACCAGAATTATCACCAAGCGTGATGTGTAACAGAATGGCTTCACATCTTGAAAGAGGTACCGCGTTTAGAAGAGCAACCATGTGGACTCTAAAACAAATTATGGAAAATGGTGCAATGGGAGTTCAAATTACAATTTCAGGTAAACTAAGAGGAGACCGTTCTGCATTTGAAAAACACACAGCAGGAATTTTACCAAGAGCAGGTCATCACGCAGAAGTAATTGTTGCAGAAGATATTGCACATGTAGGAACTGCAATGGGATTAATCGGAATTAGAATTAGAATAGCAAGAAAAGAAAAATTTGTTCCAGAGTTTGAAATGAAGGCAGAGAAACCAAAGAAAGCAAAACAAGTCAAAGATGCAGAGACAGGCAAGATGAGAGATGAAACCGCAGCAGAAAAGAAAGCAAGAACAGAATCTGAACAAATTGCAATAGAAGAAGAGAAGATGAAAGATCTTGAAACATTAGAAGAAGAGGAGGCCAAACTCAAATGA
- a CDS encoding archaeal proteasome endopeptidase complex subunit alpha → MLPAQQGYDRAITVFSPDGRLYQVEYAIETVRRGTIAVGVKCKDGIVIAVEEKPRKLQISKTAQKIFQIDDHVGVAAAGYIPDARSQVDNARFFSQSNKMIYDEPVEVETIAKHLADQSQQYTQYAGVRPFGVALILGGVVGGKPQLYLTDPSGTYISYDAIAIGSGSDEVTDFLEKTYKNDLSLDDASALAAAGIYLSSEDKDGTGHIRMAHIKTDSGLYEIVSEEQVANYANAAKQNYPHDKN, encoded by the coding sequence ATGCTTCCTGCACAACAAGGTTACGATAGAGCAATTACAGTGTTCTCACCAGACGGCAGATTATACCAAGTCGAATATGCAATTGAGACTGTAAGAAGAGGAACAATTGCAGTAGGTGTAAAGTGTAAAGATGGTATCGTAATTGCAGTTGAAGAAAAACCAAGAAAATTACAAATTTCTAAAACAGCACAAAAGATTTTCCAAATTGATGATCATGTTGGAGTTGCTGCAGCAGGATACATTCCAGATGCAAGAAGTCAAGTTGACAATGCACGATTCTTTTCTCAAAGTAACAAAATGATTTACGATGAACCAGTAGAAGTTGAAACAATTGCTAAACACTTAGCTGATCAATCTCAACAATATACCCAATATGCAGGTGTAAGACCATTTGGTGTTGCACTAATTCTTGGAGGAGTTGTTGGAGGTAAGCCACAATTGTATTTGACTGACCCAAGTGGAACATACATCTCATATGATGCAATTGCAATTGGTTCAGGTTCTGATGAAGTAACTGACTTTTTAGAAAAAACATACAAGAATGATCTTTCATTAGATGATGCATCTGCATTAGCAGCTGCAGGAATTTATCTATCAAGTGAAGACAAAGATGGAACTGGTCATATCAGAATGGCACATATCAAAACAGATAGCGGGTTGTATGAAATAGTTTCAGAAGAGCAGGTTGCAAATTATGCAAATGCTGCAAAACAAAACTATCCACACGACAAGAACTAA
- the rpmC gene encoding 50S ribosomal protein L29 produces MTRISMKTIKQLNEKDLKSKIQESRSELGKLRVDAAKGTLRKESGKLKPIRHDIARMLTRLNEMKKEK; encoded by the coding sequence ATGACCAGAATCAGCATGAAGACAATTAAACAACTAAATGAAAAAGATCTAAAAAGCAAGATCCAAGAATCAAGAAGCGAACTTGGAAAACTTAGAGTAGATGCAGCTAAAGGAACACTCAGAAAAGAAAGTGGAAAACTAAAGCCAATACGACACGACATTGCAAGAATGCTGACTAGACTAAACGAGATGAAGAAAGAGAAATGA
- a CDS encoding 50S ribosomal protein L3: MGARKRHSPRRGSLAYSPRVRAKSMEARIRAWPKLDSEEPKILAHCGFKAGCVQIVSIDDREKVPNAGKQLVSLGTVLVTPPVLILGIRGYSKDHDGLHAEFDVYAEDIPKSIAKEISLKNKQENALDNAEKSLKKIKEIFAIVAISPSAAGLEQKKPYIFEASVSGGDIPKQFAHVKELLGKEIKIDQIFETGASVDVAAITKGKGWQGVLKRWNVKKKQHKSRKTVREVGSLGPISPQSVMYTVPRAGQFGFHQRVEYDKRIMIMGNTDDDKLKINPDGGFKHFGLVKGDFIVLKGSVPGAYRRLIKLRSQIRNVPDKVNKPNILEVVV, translated from the coding sequence ATGGGTGCTAGAAAAAGACATTCACCACGTAGAGGAAGCCTTGCGTATTCACCTAGAGTACGTGCTAAAAGCATGGAGGCAAGAATCAGAGCATGGCCAAAGTTAGATTCAGAAGAGCCAAAAATATTAGCTCATTGTGGTTTCAAAGCAGGATGCGTTCAGATTGTCAGTATTGATGATCGTGAAAAAGTGCCCAATGCAGGAAAACAACTAGTAAGTCTTGGAACAGTTCTAGTTACACCACCAGTATTGATTTTAGGAATTAGAGGTTATTCAAAAGATCATGACGGATTACATGCAGAGTTTGATGTTTATGCAGAAGATATTCCAAAAAGCATCGCCAAAGAAATTTCATTAAAGAACAAACAAGAAAATGCATTAGATAATGCAGAAAAAAGTTTGAAAAAGATTAAAGAGATTTTTGCAATTGTTGCAATATCTCCAAGTGCTGCAGGACTTGAGCAAAAGAAACCATACATCTTTGAAGCTTCAGTAAGCGGAGGAGACATTCCAAAACAATTTGCACATGTCAAAGAATTACTTGGAAAAGAAATTAAGATTGATCAGATTTTCGAAACCGGCGCAAGTGTTGACGTTGCAGCAATAACAAAAGGTAAGGGATGGCAAGGTGTTTTGAAAAGATGGAACGTAAAAAAGAAACAACACAAATCAAGAAAGACAGTTAGAGAAGTTGGTTCACTAGGTCCAATCTCACCACAAAGTGTCATGTATACAGTTCCAAGAGCAGGACAGTTCGGATTCCATCAAAGAGTAGAATATGACAAAAGAATTATGATTATGGGTAACACTGATGATGATAAATTAAAAATCAATCCAGATGGAGGGTTCAAACATTTTGGTTTAGTTAAAGGAGACTTTATTGTTCTAAAAGGTTCAGTTCCTGGAGCATATAGAAGACTAATCAAACTAAGAAGTCAAATCAGAAATGTTCCAGACAAAGTCAACAAACCAAATATCTTGGAGGTAGTAGTATGA
- a CDS encoding ribonuclease P protein component 1, with product MITADNITSHEFIGLNTEIVQSTNPQVIGLNGRIENETKSMFTINTENGMKSIAKSTSNWKFSIDSNDVIVEGSRIAKRPFDRIGGKA from the coding sequence ATGATTACAGCAGATAACATCACATCACATGAATTTATCGGATTAAACACAGAGATTGTACAATCAACTAATCCACAAGTTATAGGATTAAATGGAAGAATTGAAAATGAAACAAAATCAATGTTTACAATTAACACAGAAAATGGAATGAAATCAATTGCAAAATCAACAAGCAATTGGAAATTCTCAATTGATAGTAACGATGTTATTGTTGAAGGGTCCAGAATTGCAAAAAGACCATTTGATAGAATTGGAGGAAAGGCATGA